In Candidatus Paceibacterota bacterium, the genomic stretch ATATTTTTACAAAGGATTTGAAGATGATTATCCTTGTTGATGGGGGTTCGGCTTCAGCAGCAGAAATTCTCGCGGGCGCACTTTCAGAGCACGGCGTTGCAAAACTCGTTGGTACGAAGACATTCGGCAAAGGTTCTGTTCAGGAGCTCGTTTCTCTCACTCCGGACACGTCTCTCAAAATTACGATTGCCCGATGGCTTACTCCAAACGGCATTTCAATCTCGCAGGAGGGGTTGAAGCCTGACATCGAAGTGAAAGCCGATCCCAAACAGGCGGATTCTGCAAATGCGAAGGATATTCAGCTTGAGAAGGCTGTCTCAATTCTTCTTGGCAAGTAATAGCGTATACTGTAGACAGAGTAGAAAATTCTGCTATACTGTTCGAATTATATGAAAATCATTCTTCTGAAAGACGCAAAGAATATCGGCAAGAAATACGACATAAAAGACGTCTCTGACGGACACGCTTTGAACCATCTTATTCCGCAGGGGATAGGGGAGATAGCAACACCTGGAAGCCTGAAAAAGGTTGAGGTGCTCAAAATGAGAGATGTGGAAGATAAGAAAATCCAGGAAAATCTTTTGGAGAAGAATTTGAAGGCTGTCGGAGCTTTGAAGATTGTTATCAAAGAAAAAGCGAACGAAAAAGGCCATCTTTTTGCTCAAATTCATAAAGAAGAAATTGCAAAGGCGGTAAAGGCACAATCTCAAATTGATATTCTTCCTGATTTCATTACGCTCGAGAAGCCGATCAAGGAAGTGGGGGAGCACAAGATTGAAGTGAAGGCTGGGCAGAAAAATGCCACATTCGCGCTCTCTGTCGAGGCGGCTTAAATTCAAATAGAGTCAAAAGCAAAAATGCTCCACAAAGTGGAGCATTTTTGCTTTGCGTTTTGCGAGAAGGAGGATATAATAATGATATGACTAAGGCAGAAAATTCTTGGGAAGGAGCGCCCCAACAATCAAAAACAAAAACAGTTCAATCCGAAGAGCCGCATCTTGTTGATGCAACTGTATATTCAAAGACGCCTGAAGATGTTGAACGAGAAAAGTTTGAAGGTATTTCGTCAAGCACCTTTAATGATGATGCGGGGCAAAAAATTCTTGCTCATGGAAAAGCTGAAGGTGGGAAAGATATTATAAACGAACCGTATTTGAAAGAAAGAATACCAAAGGTGGTATTAAGACCCGAGGCTTCAGTAGAGGCAAAGATAGAACATTGGAGGGGGATAGTTATTGATCAAGAAAGAGTGCTAAAGGGTCTTGTGCAACAAGGACGTATTCTTGGTGAAAAGGATCTTGTACTTGCTGCCATTCACACATTATCTGATTTGGTAGAGAAATTGAAAAATACACCTCCCCAAGATCTAGCTCAGAGAGAGCGAGAAATTGCTGAATCTGCGAGGCACATAGACAGCGCTCTCGAACGTTAAAAAAATGACCCGAGAGGGTCATTTTTTGTTTTAATTTACACTCACCTTACAGGTGCTGTACACCTTTCGCATTCTGAATACAGAACGCTCAAGGTCTTGCGCATCGGGTCCCTACCCTATGCTCACTATCTTCTTTACTTGAGTTTTGCCGTTGAAGTTCATGTGTCTCTTGTTTCCGTACTTTACGAGGCCCTCTTTAATTGCATAGAGAGTGTGATCCAATCCAATTTTTACGTTTTTTCCAGCCAAAATTTTCGTTCCTCTTTGTCGGACGATGATGCTCCCCGGTTTCGCTTTCTCTCCTCCGTAAAGCTTGATACCGAGATATTTTGCGTTTGAATCTGTAAGATTACGCGCTGTTCCTCCTGCTTTTGTATGTGCCATGGCGTGTTATAATTTAGTGCAATGAGTATAAATGATATTCCTCTAAAAATCAAGACCCTCGATTCTAGTACTAAAGAGCGGATTTTTGTAGTCATTCTCATCATTTTGGTGGGTTCGGCATCGTTTGGGCTTGGCCGACTCTCGATTTCAGAAGGGGAGAAGACGCCGATTCGAATAGAAAATTTCACAAGTTCAACCAGTGAAGTTGTGGCAGCGGGGCAGGGAAGTGAACTCTCTGCTTCTATGGTTTTGGCATCAAAAACGGGCACTGCATATTATTATCCGACTTGTAGCGGAGCAAATAGGATTGCCGAAAAAAATAAAATAACTTTTCCGAGTGCAAAAGAGGCCGAGGCCTTCGGGCTTCACATTGGCCCTGGCTGCAAGATCCCTTAATTTTTATGATTGTTGTAGATATCGAAACATCTGGCGTTGACCCGATTAAAAACTCCATTCTCTCTATCGGAGCGGTAGATTTTCTTGATCCAAAGCGAACATTTTATGAAGAATGCAGAGTCTTCGAAGGTGCGCATATATCCGAAGAATCTCTCGCAATTAATGGCTATACCAAGGAGGGGGCAGGGGATAGTAAGAAACAAACTGATAAAGAGATTGTCGAGCATTTTCTTGCTTGGGCTTTGAAGAGTTCTGACCACACGACGGCAGGGCAGAACCCTTCTTTTGATAGGGATTTCTTGAAAGCTACAGTAGAACGGTACCATTTGAATTGGCCTTTGACCCATAGGACGATAGACCTTCATTCGATATGCTATTTCCATATGAAAAGAAAGGGGATTGAGCCACCGATGGAAAAGAACCGCTCTGCGCTTAATTTAGACGCCATACTCGTGTATGTCGGCATGCCTGAAGAAGGGAAGCCACATGTTGCTATAAACGGCGCCAAACTTGAAGCCGAAGTGTTTTCTAGGCTTTTTTACGAAAAATCGCTCTTTCCGGAGTACAAAAACTTCAAAATTCCCTGGATTTAAGATAAAAGGGTCAAAGTGAGGGGCAACTAGCCAAAGGTATC encodes the following:
- the rplI gene encoding 50S ribosomal protein L9 gives rise to the protein MKIILLKDAKNIGKKYDIKDVSDGHALNHLIPQGIGEIATPGSLKKVEVLKMRDVEDKKIQENLLEKNLKAVGALKIVIKEKANEKGHLFAQIHKEEIAKAVKAQSQIDILPDFITLEKPIKEVGEHKIEVKAGQKNATFALSVEAA
- the rpmA gene encoding 50S ribosomal protein L27, whose amino-acid sequence is MAHTKAGGTARNLTDSNAKYLGIKLYGGEKAKPGSIIVRQRGTKILAGKNVKIGLDHTLYAIKEGLVKYGNKRHMNFNGKTQVKKIVSIG
- a CDS encoding 3'-5' exonuclease, with product MIVVDIETSGVDPIKNSILSIGAVDFLDPKRTFYEECRVFEGAHISEESLAINGYTKEGAGDSKKQTDKEIVEHFLAWALKSSDHTTAGQNPSFDRDFLKATVERYHLNWPLTHRTIDLHSICYFHMKRKGIEPPMEKNRSALNLDAILVYVGMPEEGKPHVAINGAKLEAEVFSRLFYEKSLFPEYKNFKIPWI